In Trifolium pratense cultivar HEN17-A07 linkage group LG7, ARS_RC_1.1, whole genome shotgun sequence, a genomic segment contains:
- the LOC123894698 gene encoding E3 ubiquitin-protein ligase RMA1H1-like: MAFNQYFEEGVDRIESLEDKPSQEIWKCASAEAISGSSGFDCNICLECVQDPVVTLCGHLYCWPCIYKWLNFNDENEDKRKEKPQCPVCKSEISKSSLVPLYGRGQTTPPSKGNAQQVRSVIPPRPLRPLPRSLDAASVSQHTSQVYHPHYLNHTQRYTSPMLNTSGLMTNPLDTTYGVFGEMIYARIFGNQVTNIYTYPNSYNLTGISNPRMRRHLMRADRSLGRICFFLFCCTVLCLLLF; this comes from the coding sequence ATGGCCTTCAATCAGTATTTTGAGGAGGGTGTGGACCGAATTGAGTCCTTGGAAGATAAACCATCTCAGGAAATATGGAAATGTGCGAGTGCTGAAGCAATTTCAGGCTCTAGCGGCTTTGACTGCAACATATGTCTTGAGTGTGTGCAAGATCCGGTTGTCACTCTTTGCGGTCATCTCTACTGCTGGCCCTGCATTTACAAATGGCTTAATTTCAATGACGAAAATGAAGATAAGCGAAAGGAGAAGCCACAATGTCCAGTATGCAAATCAGAAATTTCAAAGTCATCTCTTGTTCCGCTCTATGGCCGCGGCCAAACTACACCGCCTTCCAAAGGCAATGCTCAACAAGTAAGGAGTGTGATACCACCGAGACCGCTTCGTCCATTACCAAGATCACTTGATGCTGCATCTGTTTCACAACATACTTCTCAGGTTTATCATCCTCATTATCTTAACCATACTCAACGATACACTTCACCAATGCTTAACACAAGTGGTTTAATGACCAATCCATTGGATACAACTTATGGTGTCTTTGGTGAGATGATATATGCAAGGATCTTTGGTAACCAAGTGACAAACATATATACATACCCAAATTCGTATAATCTTACAGGAATTAGTAATCCAAGGATGAGAAGGCATTTGATGCGAGCAGATAGGTCGCTCGGTAGAATCTGTTTCTTCCTCTTTTGTTGCACAGTTTTGTGTCTTCTCTTATTTTGA